The Malus domestica chromosome 06, GDT2T_hap1 genome has a segment encoding these proteins:
- the LOC103421791 gene encoding serine/threonine-protein kinase STY13 has product MESGSRFYSADEFRLDAKWLIDPKHLFVGPRIGEGAHAKVYEGKYKNQTVAIKVVHRGETPEEIIKKEGRFAREVAMLSRVQHKNLVKFIGACKEPVMVIVTELLLGGTLRKYCLNMRPRCLDIRVAVGFALDIARAMECLHSHGIIHRDLKPENLLLTADHKTVKLADFGLAREESLTEMMTAETGTYRWMAPELYSTVTLRQGEGKHYNHKVDAYSFAIVLWELLHNKLPFEGMSNLQAAYAAAFKNVRPSSENIPEELNIILTSCWQEDPNARPNFSQIIQMLLDFLYTISPPEPAIPSRMFTENTVLPPESPGTSALMAAREGSGETPKLGDMEDKPKGFFFCFNQCY; this is encoded by the exons ATGGAATCTGGGAGTAGGTTTTACTCAGCTGATGAGTTCAGATTGGATGCCAAATGGCTGATTGATCCCAAGCATCTGTTTGTTGGGCCAAGAATTGGTGAGGGAGCTCATGCCAAAGTCTATGAGGGCAA ATACAAAAACCAGACTGTTGCAATCAAAGTTGTTCATAGAGGAGAAACTCCAGAGGAGATTATCAAGAAAGAAGGACGGTTTGCCAGAGAGGTTGCAATGTTGTCGAGAGTTCAACATAAAAATTTAGTGAAG TTTATTGGTGCCTGCAAGGAGCCAGTGATGGTGATAGTTACTGAGCTTTTGTTGGGAGGTACATTGCGCAAATATTGTCTAAACATGCGGCCGAGGTGCTTGGACATACGCGTTGCTGTTGGTTTCGCATTGGATATTGCTCGTGCGATGGAGTGCTTGCACTCTCATGGGATCATACACCGTGATTTGAAGCCTG AGAACTTGCTCTTGACTGCAGACCACAAAACAGTTAAATTAGCGGATTTTGGGTTGGCAAGAGAAGAGTCATTAACAGAGATGATGACTGCAGAAACGGGGACATACCGTTGGATGGCTCCGGAG TTGTACAGTACTGTTACATTAAGGCAAGGAGAGGGAAAGCATTACAACCACAAAGTGGACGCATATAGCTTCGCAATTGTTTTGTGGGAACTCTTACACAACAAATTGCCTTTCGAAGGCATGTCAAATCTCCAGGCAGCATATGCAGCTGCATTTAAA AATGTGAGGCCTAGTTCTGAGAACATCCCTGAGGAGTTGAACATCATCCTAACTTCATGCTGGCAGGAGGACCCGAATGCTCGGCCTAATTTCAGCCAAATAATTCAAATGCTACTCGATTTTCTTTACACCATATCTCCTCCCGAACCTGCCATTCCATCACGGATGTTCACTGAGAACACCGTCTTGCCACCAGAGTCTCCTGGTACAAGCGCCTTGATGGCAGCACGCGAAGGCTCAGGGGAGACGCCCAAATTAGGAGATATGGAAGACAAGCCaaaaggttttttcttctgCTTTAACCAGTGTTATTGA
- the LOC114825391 gene encoding protein NBR1 homolog isoform X2, with the protein MASTKVIKVQYAETLRRFNASVNENNQLDLDMSGLREKILSLFNLHSDADITLAYVDEDGDVVTLVDDGDLHDTMRQKLKFLKIYVQINKDKSAKSSGSSTPLRSPQGQTPIPDFNADVAEVLKSLPEPLREFASKFPLDLASKVASSSPVFAELVDCFSKMGLSYLIPDAQVQTAGDSGKQNGASKSPVDPPAASKSNDLKGDGRSEPISAAEESSTKKDSNLSGPMPINDSPAGSSLHTSDARKESKQLPNGRLNIQKKLHSKKPFGCGPSASSARAASNIHDMISTRFNECPFTGTPIANDSATPAACRRIPFKRNHSEAMGGMFHTGVRCDGCGCHPIVGPRFKSIVKEDYDLCRICFASKGSATDYIRIDHPISHRHPRPFKGLYEQPPWVGPPVMPKILRGSMKQGRPKLDSRFVLDVNVMDGTFIAPSTPFTKIWRMRNNGGMVWPQGTTLVWIGGDRFSNSDSVEIEIPADGVPAENEMDIAVDFTAPESPGRYISYWRMATSSGQKFGQRVWVLIQVDTSLKDSFFESFQGLNLNLPPKESEKIDVNLQPAAGSDFLQPSGSSPLKEPVKPMPTEQPGHDQELHFPINDSLLVGHSASAPTEPQGSSTVMYPTVEPQGSSAVLYPTVKPQGSSTVLYPTVDIFEPSPPSPKFSLVVNAPASSEGTSSNNAVEDTMLKELEAMGFKQVNLNKEILRLNDYNMEQSVDDLCEVSDWDPILEELQEMGFCDTEMNKKLLVKNNGSIKRVVMDLINGEQL; encoded by the exons ATGGCGTCGACCAAGGTTATCAAG GTTCAATATGCGGAAACACTGAGGCGTTTCAATGCTAGTGtcaatgagaacaatcaactggaTCTTGACATGAGTGGATTGCGAGAAAAGATCTTGAGTCTTTTCAATCTCCACTCTGATGCTGACATCACTTTGGCGTACGTTGATGAAGATGGTGATGTAGTAACTCTTGTTGATGATGGTGATCTGCATGACACGATGAGGCAGAAGCTCAAATTCTTGAAGATATATGTACAGATTAACAAGGACAAATCTGCTAAGTCAAGTGGAAGTTCTACTCCTTTGAGGTCCCCTCAAGGTCAAACTCCAATACCAGATTTTAATGCTGATGTTGCCGAAGTTTTGAAGTCCCTGCCAGAGCCACTTCGGGAATTCGCTTCAAAGTTTCCTCTTGATTTGGCTTCAAAAGTTGCATCATCCAGTCCAGTGTTTGCGGAGCTTGTTGACTGCTTTTCGAAGATGGGCCTGTCGTACTTGATTCCAGATGCCCAGGTTCAGACCGCTGGAGATTCGGGCAAGCAAAACGGCGCCTCTAAGAGTCCCGTGGATCCCCCAGCTGCTTCTAAGTCAAATGATCTGAAGGGTGATGGCAGGTCAGAACCCATCTCTGCAGCTGAGGAATCAAGCACCAAAAAAG ATTCTAATCTATCAGGACCCATGCCCATTAATGATTCACCAGCTGGATCAAGTCTTCATACCAGTGATGCAAGGAAGGAGTCTAAGCAGCTTCCCAATGGTCGTCTCAATATTCAAAAGAAACTTCACAGCAAGAAGCCTTTTGGTTGTGGTCCGTCCGCAAGTTCAGCTCGTGCTGCAAGCAATATTCATGATATGATTAGTACTCGTTTCAACGAATGTCCATTTACAGGGACTCCCATTGCTAATGACTCAGCTACTCCTGCTGCCTGTCGGCGCATTCCTTTCAAAAGAAATCACTCCGAAGCGATGGGTGGTATGTTCCATACAGGTGTTCGCTGTGATGGCTGTGGTTGTCATCCAATTGTTGGACCTCGATTCAAGTCAATAGT GAAAGAGGATTATGACCTCTGCCGGATCTGTTTTGCCAGTAAGGGTAGTGCAACTGATTACATTAGGATTGACCACCCTATCTCTCATCGTCATCCACGGCCCTTCAAGGGGTTGTATGAGCAA CCTCCATGGGTAGGTCCCCCAGTTATGCCAAAAATATTGAGAGGTAGTATGAAGCAAGGCCGCCCTAAGCTTGATAGCCGCTTTGTATTGGATGTCAATGTAATGGATGGTACCTTTATAGCCCCATCTACTCCATTTACCAAAATATGGCGGATGCGCAACAACGGTGGTATGGTGTGGCCTCAAGGAACAACACTTGTGTGGATTGGGGGCGACAGATTTAGCAATTCAGATTCAGTTGAAATAGAG ATTCCTGCGGATGGTGTGCCGGCTGAAAATGAAATGGACATTGCCGTTGATTTTACTGCACCCGAGTCACCTGGTCGCTACATCTCATACTGGCGGATGGCAACCTCATCTGGCCAAAAGTTTGGGCAACGTGTTTGGGTCCTGATTCAG GTTGATACATCCTTGAAGGATTCATTCTTTGAGAGTTTTCAGGGTCTGAACTTGAATCTGCCCCCAAAAGAATCTGAAAAAATAGATGTGAACCTTCAACCAGCTGCTGGCAGTGACTTTCTCCAGCCTTCTGGTTCTAGCCCACTTAAGGAACCGGTGAAGCCCATGCCTACTGAGCAGCCTGGACATGACCAGGAGCTCCACTTCCCCATCAATGATAGCTTGCTGGTTGGCCACAGCGCTTCTGCCCCTACTGAGCCACAGGGTTCTTCAACTGTGATGTACCCCACTGTTGAGCCACAAGGTTCTTCAGCTGTGTTGTATCCCACTGTTAAGCCACAGGGTTCTTCAACCGTGTTGTATCCCACTGTCGATATCTTTGAACCATCTCCGCCCTCCCCCAAATTTTCACTTGTTGTCAATGCACCAGCATCATCTGAAGGGACCAGTTCAAACAATGCCGTGGAAGACACCATGCTGAAGGAGCTCGAGGCGATGGGATTTAAGCAGGTCAATTTGAACAAGGAGATTCTGCGTTTGAATGACTACAACATGGAGCAGTCTGTCGATGATCTCTGCGAGGTTTCTGACTGGGATCCCATCCTTGAAGAGCTGCAGGAAATG GGTTTCTGTGATACCGAAATGAACAAGAAGCTGCTGGTGAAGAACAATGGAAGCATCAAGCGTGTGGTTATGGATCTGATCAACGGGGAGCAGCTTTAG
- the LOC114825391 gene encoding protein NBR1 homolog isoform X1 — MASTKVIKVQYAETLRRFNASVNENNQLDLDMSGLREKILSLFNLHSDADITLAYVDEDGDVVTLVDDGDLHDTMRQKLKFLKIYVQINKDKSAKSSGSSTPLRSPQGQTPIPDFNADVAEVLKSLPEPLREFASKFPLDLASKVASSSPVFAELVDCFSKMGLSYLIPDAQVQTAGDSGKQNGASKSPVDPPAASKSNDLKGDGRSEPISAAEESSTKKGQATDSVNVTKDVGMSAPPLYATLDLNFLPTDSNLSGPMPINDSPAGSSLHTSDARKESKQLPNGRLNIQKKLHSKKPFGCGPSASSARAASNIHDMISTRFNECPFTGTPIANDSATPAACRRIPFKRNHSEAMGGMFHTGVRCDGCGCHPIVGPRFKSIVKEDYDLCRICFASKGSATDYIRIDHPISHRHPRPFKGLYEQPPWVGPPVMPKILRGSMKQGRPKLDSRFVLDVNVMDGTFIAPSTPFTKIWRMRNNGGMVWPQGTTLVWIGGDRFSNSDSVEIEIPADGVPAENEMDIAVDFTAPESPGRYISYWRMATSSGQKFGQRVWVLIQVDTSLKDSFFESFQGLNLNLPPKESEKIDVNLQPAAGSDFLQPSGSSPLKEPVKPMPTEQPGHDQELHFPINDSLLVGHSASAPTEPQGSSTVMYPTVEPQGSSAVLYPTVKPQGSSTVLYPTVDIFEPSPPSPKFSLVVNAPASSEGTSSNNAVEDTMLKELEAMGFKQVNLNKEILRLNDYNMEQSVDDLCEVSDWDPILEELQEMGFCDTEMNKKLLVKNNGSIKRVVMDLINGEQL, encoded by the exons ATGGCGTCGACCAAGGTTATCAAG GTTCAATATGCGGAAACACTGAGGCGTTTCAATGCTAGTGtcaatgagaacaatcaactggaTCTTGACATGAGTGGATTGCGAGAAAAGATCTTGAGTCTTTTCAATCTCCACTCTGATGCTGACATCACTTTGGCGTACGTTGATGAAGATGGTGATGTAGTAACTCTTGTTGATGATGGTGATCTGCATGACACGATGAGGCAGAAGCTCAAATTCTTGAAGATATATGTACAGATTAACAAGGACAAATCTGCTAAGTCAAGTGGAAGTTCTACTCCTTTGAGGTCCCCTCAAGGTCAAACTCCAATACCAGATTTTAATGCTGATGTTGCCGAAGTTTTGAAGTCCCTGCCAGAGCCACTTCGGGAATTCGCTTCAAAGTTTCCTCTTGATTTGGCTTCAAAAGTTGCATCATCCAGTCCAGTGTTTGCGGAGCTTGTTGACTGCTTTTCGAAGATGGGCCTGTCGTACTTGATTCCAGATGCCCAGGTTCAGACCGCTGGAGATTCGGGCAAGCAAAACGGCGCCTCTAAGAGTCCCGTGGATCCCCCAGCTGCTTCTAAGTCAAATGATCTGAAGGGTGATGGCAGGTCAGAACCCATCTCTGCAGCTGAGGAATCAAGCACCAAAAAAGGTCAGGCGACAGACTCTGTGAATGTGACCAAGGATGTGGGGATGTCTGCTCCACCTCTTTATGCAACTCTTGATCTCAATTTCCTTCCTACAGATTCTAATCTATCAGGACCCATGCCCATTAATGATTCACCAGCTGGATCAAGTCTTCATACCAGTGATGCAAGGAAGGAGTCTAAGCAGCTTCCCAATGGTCGTCTCAATATTCAAAAGAAACTTCACAGCAAGAAGCCTTTTGGTTGTGGTCCGTCCGCAAGTTCAGCTCGTGCTGCAAGCAATATTCATGATATGATTAGTACTCGTTTCAACGAATGTCCATTTACAGGGACTCCCATTGCTAATGACTCAGCTACTCCTGCTGCCTGTCGGCGCATTCCTTTCAAAAGAAATCACTCCGAAGCGATGGGTGGTATGTTCCATACAGGTGTTCGCTGTGATGGCTGTGGTTGTCATCCAATTGTTGGACCTCGATTCAAGTCAATAGT GAAAGAGGATTATGACCTCTGCCGGATCTGTTTTGCCAGTAAGGGTAGTGCAACTGATTACATTAGGATTGACCACCCTATCTCTCATCGTCATCCACGGCCCTTCAAGGGGTTGTATGAGCAA CCTCCATGGGTAGGTCCCCCAGTTATGCCAAAAATATTGAGAGGTAGTATGAAGCAAGGCCGCCCTAAGCTTGATAGCCGCTTTGTATTGGATGTCAATGTAATGGATGGTACCTTTATAGCCCCATCTACTCCATTTACCAAAATATGGCGGATGCGCAACAACGGTGGTATGGTGTGGCCTCAAGGAACAACACTTGTGTGGATTGGGGGCGACAGATTTAGCAATTCAGATTCAGTTGAAATAGAG ATTCCTGCGGATGGTGTGCCGGCTGAAAATGAAATGGACATTGCCGTTGATTTTACTGCACCCGAGTCACCTGGTCGCTACATCTCATACTGGCGGATGGCAACCTCATCTGGCCAAAAGTTTGGGCAACGTGTTTGGGTCCTGATTCAG GTTGATACATCCTTGAAGGATTCATTCTTTGAGAGTTTTCAGGGTCTGAACTTGAATCTGCCCCCAAAAGAATCTGAAAAAATAGATGTGAACCTTCAACCAGCTGCTGGCAGTGACTTTCTCCAGCCTTCTGGTTCTAGCCCACTTAAGGAACCGGTGAAGCCCATGCCTACTGAGCAGCCTGGACATGACCAGGAGCTCCACTTCCCCATCAATGATAGCTTGCTGGTTGGCCACAGCGCTTCTGCCCCTACTGAGCCACAGGGTTCTTCAACTGTGATGTACCCCACTGTTGAGCCACAAGGTTCTTCAGCTGTGTTGTATCCCACTGTTAAGCCACAGGGTTCTTCAACCGTGTTGTATCCCACTGTCGATATCTTTGAACCATCTCCGCCCTCCCCCAAATTTTCACTTGTTGTCAATGCACCAGCATCATCTGAAGGGACCAGTTCAAACAATGCCGTGGAAGACACCATGCTGAAGGAGCTCGAGGCGATGGGATTTAAGCAGGTCAATTTGAACAAGGAGATTCTGCGTTTGAATGACTACAACATGGAGCAGTCTGTCGATGATCTCTGCGAGGTTTCTGACTGGGATCCCATCCTTGAAGAGCTGCAGGAAATG GGTTTCTGTGATACCGAAATGAACAAGAAGCTGCTGGTGAAGAACAATGGAAGCATCAAGCGTGTGGTTATGGATCTGATCAACGGGGAGCAGCTTTAG